The DNA sequence ATTATATGAATTTATCTTTGATATTGCCAAAAATAATTCTACAATTGTGCTTGTTAGTAATTCCATGTTACCTAAAATCATACCTCAGTTTGATACTAGAATATCTGTTGTTGGTTTCAGGTTTGATTTTTCAAATTTATTGATTCTTAACTCTTCCTAGCCTCTTTTCAAAGCAGGGTTTTTCAAAGTCGGTATCAAAACGTTTTAACCTCACCCCTAACCCCTCTCCCACAGGCGAGGGGAAATATAATGCAAAGTCCTTTTTATTAAGGGGGATTTAGAAGGATCGGAAACTTTGAAAATCGCTTATTATAATCACTAATTACTAATTGAATTATAAATAATTTAAGGAAGTTTAACTAGACCATTTCTGTTTCTGTTTTTTGGATAATACTTAATTGAATAAAACGAGTAATTATGTGGGATAAAAACCCAATAGGACCGGCGAATAAGCAAAGAATTAGAGAATGAGTTGTCCAGATTTTTTCAGTTTGTCCTTGCCAATAAATATATCTACCTAAAAATAAGTCTAAAACAAGAAAGTGAACCCAACCAGCAAAAGTAATATTCGGATTACTGAAAACTTGAGCTAAATCTGTCAATTTAGGATTGGATAATATTTCAATTGATTCAGAATTTAAGCCAGTAATAAACAAATAGATATAGACAAATATTAAGGGCAAAAAGATCACATAAGATTTCATTATTTTTTGTGTCCACTGCCAATTAGGTAGAAAGACTATCATTGTCCAAAATGGTAAAACAAATAGATTTGTTAAATTAAATAATTGGTTGAGATCTATCATTGATTTCTATTTTTTAACTCCACATATGAAAATGATACAATAAAACAAATTTTTTCTGTACTTTAATCAAATTTTACCCAATTAATTATTATGAGTATTTATTCTAATTTTATTAAGTTTTCTTGTTTATTATTATTTATCTTTCCTCTGGCTAGTTGTGGAAATCCTCCCGAAACTACTGCCCAAGAAGAGGAATCTTTACCTCCATCTGCTCGTATTCCTTCTGTGGACATTCAAGCGGTTTCTAGGGAATTTTTAACTCCCACAAGGGAATATATCGGTACAACTGAACCTCTAAAAGAGGTGATTATACGTTCTCAAGCGGAGGGGCAGTTATTGGAGTTAACAGTAGATGTGGGCGATCGCATCTCGAAAGGTCAAACTATCGCATCTTTGGATGATACTTTACTCAATGCCTCTTTAGCAAGGGCGCAAGCGGAATTAATTTCCCTTAACTCTGCCGTTACCGAAGCTCAATCTGATGTGGTTTCTGCTCAAGCGGAGGTGGAATCTGCAAGGGTGCGTTTTCAACAAGCTCAAGTTGATGCTAATAGATTACAACAATTATACGAAGAAGGTGCGATCGCAAAAAGAGAAGTAGAATTAGCTCAAACGGAAGCTAAAACAGCAGAACAGGCTTTAAAATCAGCACAATCTCAAGTAAAAGTGAGAGAAGCGGCAGTAGAAACCGCCAAGGGGAGAATTGCTAGTCAAAAAGCGGTTATTGCTGAAGAAAAAAAGAGATTAGCATTTACACAAATAAAATCTCCCTCTGATGGTTATGTTTTAGAAAGATTAACCGAAGAAGGTAACTTAATTCAAACAGGAGGAGAAATTATTAGTATCGGCGATTTTAGCCAAGCCATTGTCAATGTAGCGGTATCGGAATTAGATTTAGAAAAAGTGGCATTAGGCAAAACCGTTAACGTCAAACTGGATGCGTTTCCTAACCAAACCTTTACAGGTATTATTAATCAAATATCCCCCGCCGCCCAAGGTGACTCCCGACAAATACCCTTAGAAATTCTGTTAAGCAATCCCGAAGGGAAAATCAAACAAGGCTTACTTGCAAGGGTTAAATTTACCGCCGATAATCCTTCTCTTACGATTCCTGAATCAGCTTTACAGGTGGGAGAGCAAGATAACATAGTATTCGTGGTTAATAATCAATCTTCAGAAACAAAAGTTATTGCCAAACAAGTAACACTAGGAAAAAGAAGAAACGGTAAGGTAGAAGTTTTAACAGGTTTAAACGAAGCAGATAAAATTGTTTCCCGTAGCAGTAAACCTTTAGACGATAACCAGAAAGTCAAACTTAGTGCTATTAGCAACTAAGCAATAAGTAACCTGAATCAGAATAAATTTTCGTCTATGAGTGATGGTGAAAAGGGCAAGGGGCAAAGGTAAATAGTTGATAATTAAGAATTTAAAAATTAAAAACTCTGAATTCCGAACTCCGAACTCCGTACCGCTTTGCGGAACGAGCGCAGCGAACTCTCGTTTCTCCCCAATCCCCCAAAATTTTAAACTAAATTCCAATCTTTTATTTTTTTGTTGCTTCTAAAATGCAGACTTCCTCGGATGTAGTGACTATCTGATGAAGAGTTAAACCAGCTAAAGAAAAAAGCTCTTCAAATTCGATTTTACTTCTTTCTTTTCCCCCCGGACACATCACCAACATATTCAAATCCAACATCTTCGCTGATGATGGGGTATCTCCTTGAGGTACAATCATTTCCATCACAAGAATTTTGCCATGTGCTGGTAGCACTTCACGACAATTCTGTAAAATTGCGATCGCACTTTCGTCACCCCAATCATGAATAATGTGCTTAAGTAAATAAGCATCACCCCCAGACGGTATCTTCTCGAAGAAACTGCCACTAATTGCCTGACAACGGTTAGTAATATTATGTTTTTTTAAGGTTTCCTGACAATGACTAATAACATATTCCTCATCAAAAAGAATACCTTGACATTGAGGATATTTTTCCAGAATTGAGCCTAACATTTCCCCATAACCGCCCCCCACATCAACAATGGTAGTAAAATCAGAGAAATCATAAGCCTCTAAAATTGCCCTTTCCTCACTGAAAGAAAAACTACTCATGGAATTTTCAAAAATTTCCGCATCTTCTGGATGAGACTTAAAGTATTCAAAAACTCCCATACCAAATACATCATCAAAGGCTGGTTTTCCCGTTTTTACGCTGTGCAATAAATTACCCCATGCCTGATAATGGGGGGCTTCTCCTAACATAATTGCTGTTGCTTTTACCGATTGGGGATGATTTTCGCATAAATATTCCCCTAAAGGAGTTAGACTAAAGCATTGAGATTCAACTTCGGAAAAAATTCCCACACTAGCTAAGGCTCTCATCACACGATACAGTGCAGAAGAGCTAATATTCTTTAAACTGGCTAATTTTTCGCAACTCTGAGGGCTATTTTGCAATAAATCAGGAATACCTAATTTGCTAATGACATAAATAGATTGAGATAACCAATAACCAGAAATCATCTGAGTTAATTGAATATGAGGCGGTAAAAGATGATTATTCATCAATTTAACTATATTTTTTCTAAGTTTATTTTGATTGTAAATCAAAATTTATTGAAAGAATTAAAAATGTAATCCAGTTTGCATTTAATAAGCTATGTTAACAATTTTTCACTCCTATGTATTTGACATTGTTTCATTTGGAAATACTTTTTCAACGTTAGATAAAATTTAAGGTTTTATCACAGAGGTTAAGGAAGAATACAAGCTATTTTTTTGTTCCAATTAAAACTAAGTGAAACTTAATATTTAACTATATTTATTATACTTAGCAATGTCATAATTTGAAGTTTTATGAGATTACCATTTATTGTTACATAAACTTTTATTTTGTAATGTAAATTTTGCTAAAACAGAGCAAACATAAAAAGTTTAAATAGGCTTAAATAATACTAATCCATTAGTTATTAGGTTTTTACCTGATCAATGAATCAACAATTATGGGTACTTTTTTAAGAATTTTCCGAGGGAAGTTTTGTCCGTATTTTCTGTGGTCAGCAACTATCGTTTACAGCAAGGTGATGTGGGTTGTGTATCTAAAGGCTATGGCCATGCACTGATTAATAAAACCTCAGTTCGATTTAAAAGTTGTTGCTATGGTTAGGTTTCAGGTTGCAGGTTGCAGGTTTTAGGTTTAATTTTCTAATCAAGTTGTTTAGTTAATCTAAAGATTGAAAATAATAAAATCAATAAAGATGTGTTTTTTATCAATTCTTTAACCCGATACCTAACACCTTTCCAAAACCGAAAATTCTATATCGAACTCAGGTAATAAAGGGGATAAACCGACAGATATTTTGATTGTGTTTGATAACGGAGACTATCAGAGTATTGATCTCAATGATTGGATAATGAGTAATCCTAATTCAGCTTTGGGAAATACCTTTCAACTTTCCCCTGAAATGCTAGAAAAATTACCCGTCAATGATCAACTGTTTCTTTATCCCTCTAAATCTTAAAATCTTAGTCAAAAATAAAACAACTCTAAAACTGTTTCCTATTCTCTATTTTCACTAAAAAACTTTTTCAGCAACCTCTCATATAACCCATGACAATCAATTTATCGAACCGCCTTTCCTCCATAACCAAAGACTCTGCTGGTGTTACCCATATTGTTTGGGTAGAAGATGCTACTCTCTTCCATGCAACCTATGATGATAATTCTGCTACTTGGATTAATAGAACTGCGATCGCATCTGTCGGTAGTCAAAAGATAGTCAGTTTAAACCTCATTGCAAATGATAATCTGATCGAGATTTCTAACTCTACTAACAAGTTACCCGGATTAGCCGTAGTTTATCAACAGGGTAGTGAAAATGAGAGCAATATTTTCTATACCGCCGCTCAATATGATGCTAGTGGTAAAACTCAATGGTTAGATAAACCTCAAGCCTTAACCGCCGATCAAGTCGGAGATTTAGAACCAAGGGCGATCGCAACTGATGATGGAACAATATTTGTGGTTGGTCAAAAAGTTAATACGGACAATGTCACTAACCAAGCTATTCGAGAAGATACAGATCTTTATTACCAATCTTTTAATGTTTCTAGCAGTCAATTTACCACCTCAGCAGAATCTAACTCTCTCTCTTCATCTGCCACTTTAAGATTACAAACAAATGTATTAGGTTATTCTGGTCAAAATCAAGCTGTTGCCGCATCTTATTCACCATTAAGCAACACAGAAGCGGCCACTTTAGCTCAATCAGCATTTAATGGACAAGAATTAAATTGGGAAGCATCCAGTAATTTTAGCCCCAGTGCTTTAGAGTTTATTTTTTCCAAGGGAACGAAAGATAAAGTACGAAAAACCCTCAAAAATGCTTTTGGTGGCTTATCACTTGATATTTCCCTACAAGGGTCAAGTGGAAATAATCCTAACTGGAGTTTATTTGGTGGAGGAGTTTCTACTGATGGCAAATTACTGCTCAATGCCGTTGCCTCTCTTAGCTATGCTAAAGCCTCTGACAAAAAAACTCCCCTACAGAGACAAGTAAAAACCAGAATTACAACAAACAATCAAACTAATGCTGTTAATTTTTCCGTAACTTTGTCATCTTTGTACACTTACGGAAACAAAAAAAAATCCACGGGAAAGTTTCCCCTAGTTCTGGAAACAGGCAGTTTAGGCTTATCTTTTGCTTTTACCTTTCCTATTGTCGGTGGAGTAGAACTTTCTGAATTTGATACCAACCTTTTTAGTCTTAATGCTTTCCTCAACGCAGGAATAACTCTTCAGTGGCAATTAAACCCGAAAGATCCTAATACATATCAAAGTATTTTATTCCCCTACATTAATGATAACGATAGTACTGCGGCATTGTTGGTAGGCGACTCATTTGCAACCCTCCCAGGGTTTTCTCAATTTGCAGCGATCAATGCTCTTCTTGCAGATATTATTGTCGCATTTGAGTCCATTGATAATCAAGGACCTTTATCATTAGAGTCTCTTTTAATTGCTATTCCCATCCAAGGCGGAGTTGAATTAAATGTTGATATTCCTTTTGTTTTCAAGCTAAAAGGTTCTGTAGGAGTCTTTTTAGATGGAACATTTTTGCTAAAAGGAACTTCAGATTCTCCCAAAGATACTTTTACCCTTGGATTGCCCTACAGCCTAGCGGTTCAAGTTCTCGGACTGATCAATGCCAAAATCGGGGGTTTTCCGACTTGGACTTGGCCAGAATCTTCTTCTGAGTCTTTAACTAGCAATAATTCTGCTGAAGTATTATCAGCGACTGGAACGCTTCCCACTGTAGAAGGTTCTTTGCTAACTATCCCCTTTTCAACGAGTCTTAATCCTGATTTGAACCTTAACCCAGAAGAGTTCACTGTTCAAGTGATGAACCCTGATGGAACTCAATCAACTATTCCTGTTTTTGCTGTTATAGTTGAAGAAAATGCGGTTATTCTTCGTTTAGAGCAATCAATTCCCTATACAATCTTAAATGATCAACCCTTAACCGATAATATCACTGTTAGTTATAGTGGTACTCAACCACTCAATGGCTTTACAGAAAGCACCGTCATTAATAACTCTGCTCAAACTCTAGTTTATACCTATGACCCTACCAGTGGCACTGGTGATAATTATGCGAATAGCAATCAACAAATAACCATTGTCTTTAATACACCTTTAAATACTGATATTGTTCCTGATTCAAGTCAATTTGTGGTAACTGATAGTGATGGAACAGTAATTAATTTGATTCCGTTCGAGGAAAATAATCAAAATCCCATTTATGTTAATCAAAATACTGTTATTTTAACCCTAGAGGGAACAATTCCTTCAGGGGAAAATTATACAGTGCAATATACTCCTGTGACGGGGGCAAACAATAATTTAGAAAGTGCTAGTAATCAAGACATTACTTCATTTACTATCAGCAATTCTACCCCTTCGACCACAGCAGGAAATATCAACACTACATTTATCAGTGCCGAGAGTACCAATCAAGTTCTAAATAAGATAGAAAATGACTTCGCCCAAGATAGCCCTCCTACCTTAGCTCTTACCAGTGAGGGGGACATTTTGCTTGGTTGGAGTAGTGATGCACCCAATTTATTACCCATTTCCGCCCTAGCCCAAGGTAGTAATATCTATCTAACCTTTGGGGAAAACTTAGCCAATAATCAAGGAAACTATCTTAATCCCACTGCTGACCAGTTTATAGTTGTTATTGATGGGGTGACTCAATCTTTAAGTGCTACCCAGTTACCTTCTGTTGAGGGTAATACACTGGTTTTAACACTGGATCAACCCATTGCGGATAATGCGACAACGATTTCTGTTGATTATAACTTAGTGGCATCTGAAGGCGATGTTAGTAGCAATTTAGCCTATATAGATTTAACAGGTACAACATTTTGGTTGGAAGAATTTACCGATTTACCCGTTGATTTAATTAATGAAAGTAACTCACCCACTGTCTTAAATTTAGAGGTTAATGGCACTATTTATAATGGTTATGCTTTAAATCAAACCATTGTTATTCCCTTTGATCAGGAATTATTATTTACTTCAGAAAATAATCAAATCCCTAGTGATACTTTCACCGTTTTAGTGGATGGTCAAGGAGTTGGTGTTCTTCAAGCTATTATCAATGACACATCAGTTGTTTTAACTTTAGATAATTCCATTCAAATTGGTCAAGGTAATACGGTTTCTGTGGATTATATCTCAGATCCTGACAATCCATTAAAAGGCATAAACGATCAAGTGGTTGCCTCTTTTTCCCTAAGCAGTATTCTCACGACTGCCACTAATTCGGGTACAGTCATCAAAACTGCGTTTTCCCCCTTTGGTGATAGCGGTATTTCCGAAATTATAACAGTTCCGGGTACTAAAGGCTTAAACTTTGATGTTGCTTCAGCACTCACAACAGATAATATTAATGTTTTGGCATGGGTTCAAGTAGATAACTCTGATTTAATTATTCAACAAATACCGGGGCAAACCTATACCAATGAACAAATCGAACAGATTAATTCAGCAATTAGTGAGTCGGATATTTACTATTCAATTTTAGGTGCAGATAATCAGTGGAGTTTAGCTCAACCCATTGCACCCATGCAAACAGGTCAAGATCAAAAAGTGACTCTAGGAAAAGGTCCTAATGGTGACTTAATCGCCGCTTGGTTAAACACTCAACAAGCAAGTAATGGTGACACAGAAACAACTATTTATTGGTCAAGTTTTAATGGCACAGATTGGACAACACCTCAAACCTTATTATCGGAAATTTCCCCCAATGCCTTCACAGAATTAACGATTAGCTCCATTAATAATCAACCTGCCATTTTCTGGACAGAAAGCCAACCAGCATCCTACAGCGATCGAGTCTTAAGCCTACAACCCTTAGTATATTTACGTTTGGGAGAACTGAGTGGCACAACAGCAATTAATGAAGGAGAGTCGGCACCAAGTCTTAATGGTACTTATAGTGGGAATTTCACATTCAATCAAATAGGGGCATTAGATGATATTGCCAATAATTCTGGAGATCCTAACCCCGCAGTATTGTTTAATGGAGGTGGTGTAAGCCTTGATTCATCTATTCCTGTTTCCATTCAAGGATTTTCCGTAGAATTTTGGTTTAAATTGCCTAGTCTCAACGCCATTCCGAACTTGGTATCTATGGCAGATGTCTTTCTTTTTACCGTTAACGATACTCAGTTAAGTTTTAGTTTAGACAATTCTGATAATTCAACTATCTCGATAAATCCACCTCTTGATATTGATACTTGGTATTACGTTGTTGGCACTTATGATGGTACTCAGGATATTCTCTCTTTATACCTCAATGGTGAATTGGTAGGAACGATGGAGGACGTAAGTTTTGCCAATTTACCCCCATCAGGCAAATTAGATATTGTAGGTCAGGGAGGCTCGGTTTATGTGGACGAGGTTGCGTTTTATAACTCAGTTCTTTCCTATGTTCCAAGTAGTAATAGTTTAACTGCTTCCAACGTTACGGATTTAACGGGCAGTCAATTTCTGGATGGTGCTTTAGGAACTAACGAAATTGGCAATAACTATAATGCTCAGTATCTTGACCCCGTACCAGCAGGACCAGAAGCTCATTACAGCGTTTGGAATCCTGCAACTAATAGTTGGCAACAAGACGGTCAAATCGAGCCCACTCCTGCTATTACTCCCACAATTTTGAGCGATGCTAATTATCCCATTTGGGACATTGTCTCTGCTACCACCTCTCCCACTGGTACGATAATTTTCCCCAACGGACAAGCCGATAGCATTTTCCAAGTTCAATTGAAAGGAGAACAAAATCGAGAAATTACAGGAATTTCCGTCACTGTCTCAGGAACAGGACTACTATGGGGAGTAGGGGAACAAGGTAATGGTACTCCTATTGGAGGCTATCAAGTTGGGGTTATTTTAGGAGAAACCGTCACCAATAACAATAATCAATTAGCATTTGCAGAGAGTGCGACTTTACTTAATAGCCTTAATTCCAATCTGCCTCAATTAAATCATCAGATAATGGGAGAAACTGAAGTTCTGAATTTGTTAATTGATGAAACTGGTAATACCTTTTCTGAAACTCCAACGGTTACTGTTTATTTCAAAGATGGCGGAACTCTCACCCCAGAAGTGACAGGATTTTCTAACTCAGGGGGTACTACCCAAGGCACGAATGACTTAGGAACGCAAGTTTTAGGCATTGCTACCGTAACCGAAGCAAATGATGCTTCATTGGCTAATATTGATAGTGGCTTTATTATTGACACGGATAATCCTGCGATCGCATCTGTGTTAGCCAGTGCATTTAACTCTAATGGTAGTTTAGCTTATGTTGCTGTGGGCAATCGAGGCTATACCGATAGCGATGGTAATTTAGTCAGTGGTGGCACGATTCAGATTTTGTTACCTGACGATAGCGTCTTAAAAG is a window from the Cyanobacterium sp. Dongsha4 genome containing:
- a CDS encoding ABA4-like family protein: MIDLNQLFNLTNLFVLPFWTMIVFLPNWQWTQKIMKSYVIFLPLIFVYIYLFITGLNSESIEILSNPKLTDLAQVFSNPNITFAGWVHFLVLDLFLGRYIYWQGQTEKIWTTHSLILCLFAGPIGFLSHIITRFIQLSIIQKTETEMV
- a CDS encoding efflux RND transporter periplasmic adaptor subunit, with translation MSIYSNFIKFSCLLLFIFPLASCGNPPETTAQEEESLPPSARIPSVDIQAVSREFLTPTREYIGTTEPLKEVIIRSQAEGQLLELTVDVGDRISKGQTIASLDDTLLNASLARAQAELISLNSAVTEAQSDVVSAQAEVESARVRFQQAQVDANRLQQLYEEGAIAKREVELAQTEAKTAEQALKSAQSQVKVREAAVETAKGRIASQKAVIAEEKKRLAFTQIKSPSDGYVLERLTEEGNLIQTGGEIISIGDFSQAIVNVAVSELDLEKVALGKTVNVKLDAFPNQTFTGIINQISPAAQGDSRQIPLEILLSNPEGKIKQGLLARVKFTADNPSLTIPESALQVGEQDNIVFVVNNQSSETKVIAKQVTLGKRRNGKVEVLTGLNEADKIVSRSSKPLDDNQKVKLSAISN
- a CDS encoding methyltransferase, yielding MNNHLLPPHIQLTQMISGYWLSQSIYVISKLGIPDLLQNSPQSCEKLASLKNISSSALYRVMRALASVGIFSEVESQCFSLTPLGEYLCENHPQSVKATAIMLGEAPHYQAWGNLLHSVKTGKPAFDDVFGMGVFEYFKSHPEDAEIFENSMSSFSFSEERAILEAYDFSDFTTIVDVGGGYGEMLGSILEKYPQCQGILFDEEYVISHCQETLKKHNITNRCQAISGSFFEKIPSGGDAYLLKHIIHDWGDESAIAILQNCREVLPAHGKILVMEMIVPQGDTPSSAKMLDLNMLVMCPGGKERSKIEFEELFSLAGLTLHQIVTTSEEVCILEATKK